In the genome of Catharus ustulatus isolate bCatUst1 chromosome 1, bCatUst1.pri.v2, whole genome shotgun sequence, the window ATTATTATGAGAATAACTAGTAATATTAATGTCTAGTTAACAACACAtacttttccttcattttataACTAAAACACATAAAGCTGGTATTTAAAAAGTTCCCATTGGTCATGACATGAGAAGAGTGGAGCAAATTTAGATTCAGGTATGTTAAAAAATCACTTGTACCAAATGTTCAAGAACTACACATACAAGCTTAAATGCCAAATTATACCTACTGCTACTAGCACAGAAGTCGCATTGGCTGCTTGCACTTTGTGTAATAAAACTGATACTATCAAGTGGTATTTTCTAAAAAGGGAGCCCTAAGATGGTGCCAAGTGCACTGAATTATCAATAATGAGATCATCCTGTTTGAACAATTTTCTCAGCGTTTTCTATTAAaagatttctttaaataaatgtgtgcatgtgttcTTTATTGGTATCACCAGAGCCTCAAATAGGTAAATGTAAATTTATAGCAGAAAGTCTCATTACTGAGGCCATGCAATTTCTTGCTGTTGGCTAAGCATCAGTGTGAGACACATCTATTCTAATTGGTATTCACATGGGCTTTGTTTACTGGTTAGATCACAAACTTCAAAACATGTAAGAGATGTCAGATACACATGATGAATTGTGAGCTCTATTTCTAGtttactgggggaaaaaaaagtacgTCTTCAAGACAGCATGATCATAATCGATTAAATGGCAGGACAAGATCTCTAAACCTACTGCACTGCCCTTATGCATAAATTCTGATAGCTACTAGATTAGACTCATAACTGAGAAGCCTAGAAAGCCAAGTATTTCTGCTTTAGGGCCtcacacagggagggggaaaaaaaacaaaaacaaaaaaccctgaattttTTGGTGCCCGTTCTttcaggagctggggcaggtgagctctgtggatttttttaaggcCAGCTGCTAATGGAGTATTGCATTTACCCTTTACCCAACTGGGAAACAGCTACACAGTTAAATTTTGGCAcatgcaaaaaataaagcatactGTAATGCTTTCAGAACACAATCCTAATGAATAGCAGCTTACTGTGATTGATTTAAGACATCAGCCCCATTACCTGTAAATTTACAGATTGTAAAGGATTATAAACTGCCTTCAGCTAATAATTGTCATTATTGCCCAGTAACTATTTCTTTAACAAGTTGATGTATGAACCTCAGTTCCTCAGAAGCCAGCCAACAACTCTACCCCTACAAAACCTCTGAGCTGAAATACTAGTTCTGGGGAGACTGCAACAGTACTGCTGGATATAATGAGTGTTATGTCTGGACGTGTTTTTTCAAACATGAGCTACCTTTGCCCACAGAATTCAGACCAATGTCCTGTTTTTAATTGGAGCAGACACATTTTGCCTAAAAGCCACTGGtttcttccctttctgcaaCTAGCttatgtttttaagaaaaataccaaacacacatacatacatatgcacacacacaaaaaaaatccccaccaaataaaaatccccagaCATTGTCTGGTCTTGGCTATGCTTTATAGTTTACCATCCTCAAAAGCGTGGTTAGGCTAGACAGCCTTAAGCTTTAAATACAATCTAAGGCCAGTACATGAAGTGTATTTGCAACCTCTATACCAAAATAGAGACACTAGAGTTGAATTCCTCAGATAAACAGGATCAAAGTAAGTTACTGAAAGGATTGTATAACACGTAGGTAACACCTGACTGAAGTCTGTCTTGGCTTCATTTCTGACAGATGAAGATCTTCACAGAATCAAAATCCCAAGTGTACGAAGCAGGAGCTTATATTGGGTGAAAACACTGGTATAAACCTACTCTGGAGCCAGATGTAACAAAGCCATTACAGCTGCATCCTACCTTACTGCTGCTTTGCTGAAATGCAAGTCTCTAAAGTTagtctgaaaacatttttaacataTAGCTAGGAAACCACTAAGCTGATGATTTAAAAGTAAAGTAAACATAGCTGTTGACAACAGCAAAAGCCAGAAATACAAAAGTGGGAGTGATCATTACAATATACTGTTCCCATGGCAAAGCTTTTAAGTAGTCTGTAACACTTCAGTGGTAAACGGCATTTTTGTTATGTCAGTAAGAGCTTATCTGCAGGTCAGGAAAGGTCAGGTTAAGTAGAAGGAAAAACACTGGTGGGGCCATCACCAAGCACACGTACTGTATTCCCATTTTTGATGGCAACATGTACTGTGGAGCATTACCTGCTGGCTGCTCTAAGATTCACACGTGTTCTGGAGAAACATCCACCAGCACCAAATGCAAGGTGAATACTCCATCAAACTGCAACTCCCATTGCGTGTTTTTTGACCTGTAAGGCTGGATACACTGCTGTAAAACGATCCTGGAACAAGCACTCCCAGAACAGACATTCTCAGCTGAAGCACTACACACACTTTGGAACAACAACTAAGGCACTGCACTGAAGTGCAGCTCTAAATTCATGGTTTAGGTTTTATTCAATAGATCTAGCTTTTTACAATGCCCAGTTTTACAAGCTAAAGATGTTCCTGCTCAAGAGCTTACAATCTAGTTTTAGATGGGGAAACAAGTAGAACAAACTTCaatgaggaaagaaaggacAAAGCACTCATTGAATATCAATTTGCAAATCTTTGTCCtgaaatgcacacacacactagTTCATCCTCTGGGAGTCAGTACAGTTCTAACAATCTTGAGGATAGAGGTGCCAGAGACCTATAAATGAGGCAACAGGACACTCAACACCCATGGTGCAGTGAAAAACTTTATTAAGTAAACCAGATAGAGATGGCAGATGTAACCATGTGAAGTCTGTTTACTGTAGGGTACCTCATAAAGTACTGCAACTTGAAACCTGCTGCACAGCTACTAGAACTCCATCAGCCACTCCTTTTCACACAAGAATGCCCCAAAACGAACCAAACAAGGGGGAAGAGTGCTAGTAATAACAATTTTCTAGGACTTTCCCCCAGTCATCCTTTTTCATACAGTGAAGAAACATGGGAGGTCACACAAGCTAGTTTGTGACTACGAGGTGCCCACTGTTGACCTAGTATGCTCATAGCACTCTCTCAGGCAAGTCATACAGCTATTTATACACTGTTGATTTTACTGCTGATAAACAAACCAGTTCTTCCTCCATTAACTGGAGTAACTCCTGACAAAATTTTTATGCAACACAAACcaacagcagctgcaaagcaaaACATGACTGTTAAAAGAGACAGTACTTCCGGCAAAACGGATCATGATTACCCAGGCAAACCCTTCCATATAACACTTGCTATACACTCCTAGACACACTGAAAATATGGCTGAAGAGAAACAGCCATCTCTCCTAAATGGATAAGAAGTAACAGCACTACTATGGGGTTTCACTTGCATCACACACTGCTTCAGAAAACCAACTGAAACACTAATCTACAGGAATGTACAGCTCCAGTATGGTCCCAGCAAGTTATCCTCTACCAATGAGGTCAAGCTGCCAACACAAACTCAGCTGACAACTGTTTGAAAATTCAGATCCATTTCTGGGGCTTGGGTTTTCTTCCTCAGAAGTGGTATCATTCCATCACCAAGAGATCAAGTACATTCATCACCAAACTAAAGATTAGAGTCTTTCCTACACAAAACAGAGTTCAAGTTACAGTATTTACAGCAATTGTTCACATTTTCTTGAATGTTTTTTAGCACCTACAACAGAAGTGAATAAAATTCAACTTTCATTTTACATAACGTGAAGTCAGAGTGGCCAGAACCCTACTATTGACCTATTTTCACTATCACTTTATAAATACAAGTCATACCCAGTTTTTGGGTGTTCTTTGGCTCACATACCAGTTATCAACAAGTtatgttgttttcctttcttccctccaTTTGCTGCACAAAGTGTTCACTGGGGGAAAGCTGGACCTAGTACTGGCAACCTGATCCTCATCTGCTAGAACCTGGAAACACTGTAATGTTACACTTAAAGTCTGTAGTGAAAAAATTCCACTTGACAGAAAGTAAGAATCCATTGTCTACAAATTGATGACCACTAACTGACCACACAATAGTGTTTTTATTTGAAGTTGCTAACTTTCAGTATCAGGTTGATTCAAAACTGTGACTTCTCTTCATCAGTAAACTTTGTTGACTGTCATGTGCCTTAACTTTTAAGACCACACCAAGAGAAAAGTAATGAAAGTTCAATACCAGGACATCAGGAAACTTAAATACACCAGGTTTTCAAGACTAAATATTCAGCATGACTTCATTCTTTCACAGCACTGATCCCCTATATGCTcccttcccccactgccagcagaTCAAAATGAGAACATCCTCATTATGGAAAATACTCAATTCAAGTAAATTTTAAACCCTGTTGCTAAACTACTGAAATAGtactttaaacagaaaaataattacagccCTTTGAAGtggttttgttagttttttaaATGGTGTATGAATGTGGACTTGgcaactgcaaagaaaaaactttCATCAACTACGTCTAAGTTATAGGAAAGAAGGCAAATTCCTTATGATCTCGTCATTCTGTTGGAAAGAAGAAAGTAAAGCAGATTTGTGCGtcttcattttctgcttccGTTGCAGCCCACTGGTTACCTATGCAAGTATTTCAAAGTTTAacttaagaaacagaaaaaattgtATGTGAATCCTTGAACAGTATTATAAAGGTTAAAGACAATGATTCTGCCAAAGCGTATAAATTTCAAGTTCTGAATAAACCATGCATGAAGATAAGTGGTTAAAACAGTATAACCTCAAGATACCTTCCCTTAAATATACTCCCAACTGAAGCTTTCCCAAGCTCACACTTGgtgtttgttttaatgtttttgttttgttttggcattttttgttttggcatttttctttcaccCCTAGATGCCACCTATGGGTAATACAGTTTTGTACAGCAGGAATCTACCTTCTAGTCAGTCTGTCTTGTCGTCACACTAAAAGCTCTTTAAAAGAGACAAGGATAAAGCTCTTGTCCTACTGCAATCTGATAAGCTGACTTAGATCATAGTTTCATTAACCAGAAAGTATGAGGTAATATGaaacacagccaaaaaaaaGCTACTTTTAAGCACTTGTGTCCAACAGCAAAGACATCAGCACTTTAAATTTGTAGCACTGTTTCTCCCAAAAGAGAGCAGTTGCCCAAGGTCAGAGAAACAAGTTCCATGAATACACTTGTCAAACtgattctgttttaaattcacctcaaaatggAATGTTTCAAATCATGAAAGGGTCTaaacataaacattatttaatgTTAGATACACACTAAGTTTTTATTAAGCATTACACTAGAACTATTTTggtataaaaatactttattttaaagctatGAAAGTTATAAATATATGTAGTTAAACTTTCTACTCACAGAATGTTtgctattttaacattaatgATTTGTTTCTCCTAACGAATCTGAATTTTATTCGAAAGGTTTACAAGACATTTTtactataatttaaaaaacccatcGTTACAGGGAGCTGTACTAATTGTGATGTTTTATCAGTATTCATTTAACCTCTAGATTTTTAATGAAGGCAGCAAAAACAACTATTTTCTGATGATAcagaatttcttatttcttgaaGCGTTTCTGTGGTTGACCACTTCTTCATTAGTTACCTGCAGCATGGCACCTTCctgccaaagaaaaaaaaagtgtatctGAAGATGTTTATCACATATGTCTAAACCAAATTACCAATAGGGGAACTTCAgccattttcaaaaaaaaaagtataagcAGTTCACTGGTGTGTCTAACACAAAAGGAACAGGACTTTTGTTAGCTGAGTCCACGTTCTTCAATAGGTAGCCTTTTAGAGGCAATGAACTTTGAAATTATGGCattttttgttgccttttttttttgataggttttgttgattttaattttaaaaccaaatctAGTAGAGTATGCCACCCTTACTCTGAATAACTCATTCATTACTTGATAAATTTCCATCAATTTGAGGTGCAAACATTCAATGCAGTGAGAGTAAGGCTGAATAAATTTGGCACTAAGGTTTGTTAGCTGCAAGAACTATAAAAAATGGTATAAACCTCAACATTTCTAGCCAAATTCCAATTTACATGAATACATTGTACACTTATGAAATACCACCTGCAGTTTCTTTTGAAGGTTTCACTTCCCCTCCTAAAGAACTGCTTATGCAGTTGTTAAAAGAATGGACGACACATTCCTTCACAGAGGCAGATGTATTCTGTGGTGCAATTTTTCCTTACACGTAAACAGTCTACAGTTACTTGGGAACCTTCAGGATGAAATGTGTTATATAGAATAGATTACAGCAGACAAGACACATAACAACATAGTCATTTTCAACAGCACAGAACTACCTTCATTGCATTACCTTGCAACCACCATAATGCATAGACTcccaagaaaaaagaaaatgttgcagGATGCAAAAATAAAGTTGTATGATTTAATTAACTTGTGACCTACCATTTTAACTACCAACACCAGGGATGGAACCCTTGTAAAGCTTTACTAATGGACACTTGCAGGTCTCATTTGTTCAACTGTAGCAGTGTACAGTGGCAGCAGTCTATGCTTGTCCAGGGTTCATATCATAGCTAGATtccagtaggaaaaaaatatgttaagtAGCTGaaattaacaattttttttgtaaaagaatTTAATAATACAAGAAAACAGGATTCACAAGTTTCTTTTCAATTTGTAATTGTTAATTCATTGCTATGTTAAACTACATAACGATAATCACTATACTGAAAGAATACTGTCATACATTAttagtttctttgttttgaaacattaagaaaggaaaagtaaataaGATCTTACCTAAAGAAGTTTAACTGAAGCTTAGAACTATTTTGCTCTACACCCTCAGCCTTCGTTGCCATCCTTATAAACAATCTACCGTAGTTAAAGCTTTGCAGAGATACAGCACAGCTTTTTAAGACTGGCTGAACTTTTAGTGACGTTTTCAAGAGTTCTCTTGTACTAGACCTGCGTCCCTGGAAGAGTACCTTGCTGggggtttttcctttccttgccatTGAAGAAGCAGCATCTAAAAAATCTAGAAAGGTGTTTCTCCTTGCAGAGATACCCCTTAAGTTACCTAGATATTTTAAACCTGGTAATTTACAGACAACATACTTTTTCTCACCAGCATTAAATTTTACACATACAACAATAGCTTTGTATTATTTGTGGGACCTTATACTACCCACTCCTTGCCTTATtttacagtattaaaaaaaaaatctaaaattacaCAATATTTCctttagaattattttattaaaatcataAATGTACAACAGCTTCTTAACTCTACACACGcacttaaatttttaaaaggaaaacgTTATGTCTTATTACACCATGATCCTGGCtaaaagcttttcaaaactttgagaaaaatcttaaaaaagGTTTCACATGTCACCTGAAACTTACAAATTTAACATTATCAAAGGAATGCTTCTACACTTACAAAGACCACTAGAAAGAAACAACAATTAAAAAGCTAAGAAACTGTCTCAAAGGCATTTTTACAATCCTTCCTCCACAGTAAGGTAATGTTATTAAATAATCCAAATCCATTCACAAAATGGCTCTCTGCATCTGCTCTGGTGTCTTCTGCCATACCACTGCATATTTATGCATGACTGAGATAAGTGTTTCCTTAACATTGTTATTTCGATAACCTGAAGCTGTTCTGTTACCTCTGGGCTCTCATCCTCTCCTATTTATACAGTGAAGCCTGTTTCAACAGAAgtaaagagtaaaaaaatagGTTATGAAATTATTCATCTaaccattttttaaaggaaagataaTATCCTAAAAAGCTTTTAACTCCTGCAGCTACTCTCAAGAATCACTGCAATTTTAACACTTAAAAACATACTTACCCATGGCATGCTTGAAGAAACTCAGTAACGGCTCCTCCCTCCATATCCACCACTTCCTCCACTGCCCCCTGGACCATAGTTTCCTGCAGTTGCAGAACAAGAAACAGAATGGTCCCATCAGTCCATTTTTTAATCTAACAGAGTTTTTGACTGAAACAATCAATCAAAGCTTGACTGTATGAAGAGTAACATCTGCTTTACTTCCACTGATAGCATATGCAACAAAAGATTTCTAACATTTCACTGTATTCCTCCAAAGAACCTCCAAAGACTGCCACAGGAAGCAACTACATGCTGAAATCTTAGATTTAACAGTGCTGTATGCAATTTGATGCACTGTGCTGTCTTGAGCCTGTGACGGTGGAATTTGCTTGCAGGCTAAAACTTAGAAGAAAGGGCTTCATGTTTCTGTTTCCACTTCACTTCACAAGTCTGATATTCCATATTAAGTAACATTTAgacaacaaaaagcagaaagcatcagaaaaaaagatgtgaGAGGATAAAAAGGAATCACAGCAAATATGCTGGAAATTAAGCAACTAGACTCTCCACAAATAATGTGAGctgacagcaaagaaaattaaataaaatctttaaactCAAAATTGCAAAACACTGTGGAAAAAGTTAGTACATTTTATCTGTTTCAAAAGAGTAAAAATAGCTTTCCCTGAGATGAGCTTTACAATCCCAAGATGAGACACTGAAGCAACATGCAGAAAGAACAGAGGCACTGCAGTGCATCCATTGCAGAAGTTATGCAATTTCTACCTATCCATCTCAGAATCATATAGAACAATCTGGGTTGGAACAGACCTTTCAAGGTCGTCtctttccatgggcagggttGTGTGTCACTAGACCAGgatgctcaaagccccatctaaccctgccttGAACAGTGCCAGCAATGGGGCACTCACACCacctctgagcaacctgttccagtgcttcagcATCCCacagtaattttcttcctaatatctaatctcaGTCTACCGTTTTCTTAGCTCAAAATAGTTACCCCATGTCTTCTATTTCCCCCAAATTGCTAGAAGTCCACCCACTCCAGCTACAAGGAAATACACAGGACAGATACAATACCTCCACCATATGGTCCCCCCATGTTCCTGCTGCCACCAAAATTTCCACTCTTCATCGGACCGTAATTTGAAGGTTGTTGGTTGTAGTTGCCAAAATCATTATAGTTTCCACTTCCATAATTGCCTGCATTAGCAACACAGAAGTGGAGAAATACCTAGATGAACTAAAATGGCTACAACACTCAAAGATACCCCattataaaaattttaagtacAGAATCACACATGCATTCCAACAGTGCATGCACCGAACATTGTTTCCATTCTATTTCATACTTCTTGGAGAATTTACAAACACCCCTCCCCCCAGCCTCAAAAGACTTGCAGTATTTTGGAACTGAAATGCTTGAACATTTCAAGACAAAATGTTACCTCCTCCATAGTTGTCATAACCTCCTCCATAGCCCCCACCCTGGTTTCCATATCCAGGTCCTCCTCCACCAtaacctcctcttcctcctccataACCAGGACTGCCACCAAAGTTGCCACCTGTGAGAACATaatccttttaaattaatttttccatacAGAATGCACTCAAATTATACACAtggatatttttcctgtttagaaggagaaaaataaatgtagtttTGTAAAGCAATTTCTAtgaacagtattttttaaagcatatacCAACTCCCATCCTAACTGAACCATGACCAAACCACACCAATCAGACTGCCAAAAGACCTCAACTGAAAGGTTTAATTAAAACCTTCATTTCCAGGAAATTTAAGACCCACTCCTATCCTAAAGAAAAGAATGGTTGTCCCAGAGAAGATCATACAATTTGCCATATGGAAATTAGATATAAGCCAACAACCATGTACACTTCTTAAAGCCAACAAAATGGCTCATGTAATTCAGGtacaattttatatatatggatataaatatggaaatgtttcttaatgagacaaaaaaaaaatcatcaccaCAACAGAAAACTAACCTCCAGGTCCTCCGCCATATCCATTATATCCATCACCAAATCCGCGGCCACTTCCATATCCATCTATcaggagaaaaaacccaaaggattTCAATTTACCTGTAGCAAACTAGTCAAATTCTCAAACCCTTATGACCTTAAGAAGTAAATCTGAGAAATTATCCATTAAGAACATGTACAATTAACTTCAGAAAAGTGAAACTGAAACATCCAATCACCACTcgacttttttccctttcttgcaTTTGTACAATACCCGCTTTTAAAAGATCAGGCAAGTGCTGCATACAATCAGAGAAATCTCTGACCTTCTTAGCAAACAGTTTAGGTTACTTTTGGCTTTTAGTaacagctaaaaaaaacccaaccaaaaaagcacaaccaaaacaaaacaaaaaaaccccaaaaaacaaacaaacaaaaaaacccaacccccccaaaaaacaaaacaaacttcaCTTGCAAATtacttttcccaaaaattctctcaACTGCTACAGCTGCATTTAAGTTAAGCAGCACCACAGCATACAAAGTTATGCAGAACAACAGTGTTAATAAggtaaaaaatgtaaatgctaCAAACATGCCTGTCTTACCAGCTCCCCCTCTGAAATTGCTGCCAGGTCCTGGACCAAAGTTGCCGCCACCTCCACGAGCATCACCAAAACCAAAGTTCCCTGTATcagtttaacatttttaaaaagtgagattGTGTAAAGTGAACACCAAAATCAACCACAAACCATTAACCTAACCATTACTTGTACATACCTCCTCTCCCACTCCTAGAATTTTGAACCTCCTGCATTTCCTGCCTAGAGAGAGCTTTCCTTACTTCTGCGTTATGGCCATTGATGGTGTGGTACTTCTGCACTGTAACCATATCAAATAAGAGGCTATCAGCATTTAACTGGCAACAAGTCAGAATATCAGACTTCCAATCCAAACACAGTCTGAATCATATAAAAGAACACTAAACACCATATGCTTTTTAAACAAGGATGTCAGAACTTATTTGAAATACATGTCCCCACACAATTCAGCAACTGATGATGTAAACATATACACAGGCACGTAACTAATCCCACTATTTCTGTAAGTTTAGCTTTACACAACCACGGAGGCTGCAAGAATACTATCCAAGCAAAGAGTGAAATTACTTACATACAATTTTATCCACAGGATCATGGTCATCAAATGTAACAAATCCAAACCCTCTCTTTTTACCAGACTGTCTGTCAGTAATGATTTCAATAGTGTCAATTTTTCCATATTCCTCGAAGTAGTCACGAAGGTGGTGCTCTTCAGTGTCCTCTTTAATACCAccaacaaataattttttcacagTAACATGAGCACCAGGTTTTCCAGATTCCTGTTAAAATAACTCTTCTAAttagcacaaaaaaaacccccaatttcACAAAGCACTATTTTACCAGGATTTCAGGAATAGAATTCAGATAAACTAGGATTTTTTAAGCACTACGGTACAGCCCTTTAACGAGGCGTGACCTTGCAATCTCATTTAGGGGCCCTTCTGAGAGGAAAGTAACAGGGTTACCTGGCGGTTTTTCCTCCCCCTTATGTCAAAGCcttaaaagcactgaaaaacgATACAGATCAACTGTTTGAAAGAACTGCAAGTACTTAGTAAGTTAGAGCATGATTTCTGTAATTGTTTAAATGAAGGTGCATCG includes:
- the HNRNPA2B1 gene encoding heterogeneous nuclear ribonucleoproteins A2/B1 isoform X2, translated to MPRGDRESDWREKEQFRKLFIGGLSFETTEESLRSYYEQWGKLTDCVVMRDPASKRSRGFGFVTFSSMAEVDAAMAARPHTIDGRVVEPKRAVAREESGKPGAHVTVKKLFVGGIKEDTEEHHLRDYFEEYGKIDTIEIITDRQSGKKRGFGFVTFDDHDPVDKIVLQKYHTINGHNAEVRKALSRQEMQEVQNSRSGRGGNFGFGDARGGGGNFGPGPGSNFRGGADGYGSGRGFGDGYNGYGGGPGGGNFGGSPGYGGGRGGYGGGGPGYGNQGGGYGGGYDNYGGGNYGSGNYNDFGNYNQQPSNYGPMKSGNFGGSRNMGGPYGGGNYGPGGSGGSGGYGGRSRY
- the HNRNPA2B1 gene encoding heterogeneous nuclear ribonucleoproteins A2/B1 isoform X1; translation: MPRGDRESDWREKEQFRKLFIGGLSFETTEESLRSYYEQWGKLTDCVVMRDPASKRSRGFGFVTFSSMAEVDAAMAARPHTIDGRVVEPKRAVAREESGKPGAHVTVKKLFVGGIKEDTEEHHLRDYFEEYGKIDTIEIITDRQSGKKRGFGFVTFDDHDPVDKIVLQKYHTINGHNAEVRKALSRQEMQEVQNSRSGRGGNFGFGDARGGGGNFGPGPGSNFRGGAGKTDGYGSGRGFGDGYNGYGGGPGGGNFGGSPGYGGGRGGYGGGGPGYGNQGGGYGGGYDNYGGGNYGSGNYNDFGNYNQQPSNYGPMKSGNFGGSRNMGGPYGGGNYGPGGSGGSGGYGGRSRY
- the HNRNPA2B1 gene encoding heterogeneous nuclear ribonucleoproteins A2/B1 isoform X3 translates to MKNMREKEQFRKLFIGGLSFETTEESLRSYYEQWGKLTDCVVMRDPASKRSRGFGFVTFSSMAEVDAAMAARPHTIDGRVVEPKRAVAREESGKPGAHVTVKKLFVGGIKEDTEEHHLRDYFEEYGKIDTIEIITDRQSGKKRGFGFVTFDDHDPVDKIVLQKYHTINGHNAEVRKALSRQEMQEVQNSRSGRGGNFGFGDARGGGGNFGPGPGSNFRGGAGKTDGYGSGRGFGDGYNGYGGGPGGGNFGGSPGYGGGRGGYGGGGPGYGNQGGGYGGGYDNYGGGNYGSGNYNDFGNYNQQPSNYGPMKSGNFGGSRNMGGPYGGGNYGPGGSGGSGGYGGRSRY